One window of the Leucobacter komagatae genome contains the following:
- a CDS encoding helix-turn-helix domain-containing protein, with the protein MVGAPRTPPAPRTLRTPPASLDLASLLAHPDNGELNYVAGPKSETWHNVSVDEPESATEGLLIVTTALPETSWQQDALVRRVRDRGFAALAVRNAGSAGPGARKLADRLGLTLLSVARPIELARASWQLQQARDALTIDYVRKVAQAFEYPAADLGDLLGHLCAAIGHGIALIDSTRTVQQAGGVLSPELHANLDFAPWISVARVDDAAAASVRVDSSTRQGLRLAVFDAGLSDVQLRALSTVAEIMMPAVAARILIDELASVNDASSSADLLRAFIELRGARDPDVQQRMAELGWRTSGYHLGFQFAARTRVDPVGLLRAVSHELAAVSVESRAAISGRGVLGWLTFADPPASSEVERFAAALNGVHQQLRRTRDVALGIGSLQSGETGLARTLNEASDAAKIATSRSSSGYLVRVDSLGLEQLLLAWTGTDTFLPAAESLLAPLLTEAPELLDTLAAYLDHESGIQATAVALGLHRNTVAQRVQRAQELVGADLSSPETRLALHLACRAVLAPGV; encoded by the coding sequence ATGGTAGGCGCCCCGCGCACCCCGCCAGCCCCACGCACCCTGCGCACCCCGCCAGCGTCGCTCGATCTCGCGAGCCTGCTCGCGCATCCCGACAACGGCGAGCTCAACTACGTCGCGGGGCCGAAGAGCGAGACTTGGCACAACGTCTCGGTCGACGAGCCCGAATCTGCCACCGAGGGGCTGCTCATCGTCACCACGGCCCTACCCGAGACGAGCTGGCAGCAGGACGCCCTCGTTCGCCGAGTGCGCGATCGCGGATTCGCCGCCCTCGCGGTGCGCAATGCCGGGTCTGCGGGGCCCGGCGCGCGGAAGCTCGCCGACCGGCTCGGCCTCACACTGCTCTCAGTCGCCCGACCGATCGAGCTTGCGCGCGCAAGCTGGCAACTGCAGCAGGCGCGCGATGCCCTCACCATCGACTATGTGCGGAAGGTCGCGCAGGCGTTTGAGTACCCCGCGGCCGACCTGGGCGACCTGCTCGGGCACCTCTGCGCCGCAATTGGGCACGGCATCGCCCTCATCGATTCAACCCGAACCGTGCAGCAAGCGGGCGGGGTGCTCTCCCCCGAGCTCCACGCGAACCTCGACTTTGCGCCGTGGATCAGCGTCGCCCGTGTTGATGACGCCGCCGCCGCGTCCGTACGCGTTGATAGCTCGACCCGGCAAGGGCTACGGCTCGCCGTCTTTGACGCGGGGCTCAGCGATGTGCAGCTCCGCGCCCTGTCGACCGTTGCCGAGATCATGATGCCCGCCGTCGCGGCGCGCATCCTCATCGATGAACTCGCGTCCGTCAATGACGCGTCGTCGTCTGCCGACCTGCTCCGCGCATTCATCGAGCTGCGTGGCGCGCGTGACCCCGACGTGCAGCAGCGTATGGCCGAGCTCGGCTGGCGCACCTCGGGTTACCACCTGGGGTTCCAGTTCGCCGCCCGCACGCGCGTCGATCCCGTTGGACTGTTGCGTGCCGTGTCTCACGAGCTCGCCGCCGTCTCGGTCGAGTCGCGCGCCGCGATCAGCGGCCGAGGCGTGCTCGGGTGGCTGACATTCGCCGACCCGCCTGCCTCGTCCGAGGTTGAGCGATTCGCTGCCGCATTGAATGGCGTGCACCAGCAGCTTCGGCGTACGCGCGATGTGGCCCTCGGCATCGGGTCTCTGCAGAGCGGGGAAACTGGCCTCGCGCGCACGCTCAACGAGGCGAGCGACGCCGCGAAGATCGCGACGTCACGGTCGAGCAGTGGGTACCTCGTGCGGGTGGACAGTCTTGGCCTCGAACAGCTCTTGCTTGCGTGGACGGGAACCGACACGTTCCTCCCCGCGGCCGAGTCACTTCTCGCTCCGCTACTCACCGAGGCACCCGAGCTCCTCGACACGCTCGCAGCCTACCTCGACCACGAGTCGGGCATCCAGGCAACGGCGGTCGCGCTCGGCCTTCACCGAAACACCGTCGCCCAGCGGGTGCAGCGCGCTCAGGAACTGGTCGGAGCCGATCTGAGTTCACCCGAGACCCGGCTCGCCCTCCACCTCGCTTGCCGAGCGGTGCTCGCTCCAGGGGTTTAG
- a CDS encoding HNH endonuclease signature motif containing protein, with translation MPTNSKFTRQQLYEIDAAITEFEVMEAERRKIEANQLRRLASAMEAAVGSAKLTQAARDLAFRSLRMELASTLHEGEHAAERLLQLAYDAHRSFPLALRTLESGTISLNHLRVIAAEGAPLTIGDGALERERRERYEARVLEVAREESPSRLRPIARRLAASEAQASLEENHERAVAKRSIRLVEADDGMADLIAHLPAVEAQAIYDRVARLAKKVSKTAAAGAATGVGTGPMTATGPESASGAAGGSAFRSIDAVRADVFRDLLLGDVDGGGDALGSRRASSGIDGRVQVIIPGRLLTEDHAGAAGATGTSDGTAELVGYGPIPASVAKRIAGEARAWELVTVDEGGKLLSVDRYRPTAAMRRHLAARDLHCRAPGCRVPAHRCEIDHTVAAEDGGPTSIANLSHLCKGHHMLKHHTDWRVRQEEGGVMIWTSPTGRQHRDRPESRVKFRHAE, from the coding sequence ATGCCTACAAATTCGAAGTTTACGAGACAGCAACTCTACGAGATCGACGCGGCCATCACCGAGTTTGAGGTGATGGAGGCCGAGCGCCGCAAGATCGAAGCGAATCAGCTTCGGCGCCTTGCCAGCGCTATGGAAGCGGCGGTGGGGTCGGCCAAGCTGACTCAGGCCGCACGTGACCTTGCCTTTCGATCCCTCCGCATGGAGCTCGCAAGTACGCTCCATGAGGGTGAGCACGCGGCAGAACGACTGCTGCAGCTTGCATACGACGCCCACAGATCGTTCCCTCTCGCGCTTCGCACGCTTGAATCTGGGACAATTTCCCTGAACCATCTGCGAGTCATCGCGGCGGAGGGAGCGCCTCTGACCATCGGGGACGGCGCCCTCGAACGCGAGCGACGCGAGCGCTACGAGGCTCGAGTCCTTGAAGTCGCCCGCGAGGAAAGCCCGAGCAGGCTCCGACCGATTGCCCGCAGGCTCGCGGCGAGCGAGGCCCAAGCCTCGCTCGAAGAGAATCATGAGCGAGCCGTCGCGAAGCGCAGTATTCGTTTGGTTGAGGCCGACGACGGCATGGCCGACCTGATCGCCCACCTGCCTGCGGTGGAAGCTCAGGCGATCTACGACCGGGTCGCCCGGCTCGCAAAGAAGGTCTCGAAGACGGCGGCTGCTGGCGCGGCGACCGGTGTCGGGACGGGGCCGATGACCGCCACAGGTCCTGAGTCGGCATCCGGCGCAGCGGGCGGCAGTGCGTTCCGGTCGATCGACGCGGTACGCGCCGACGTGTTCCGTGACCTGCTGCTCGGAGATGTCGATGGCGGCGGCGACGCGCTCGGAAGCAGAAGGGCAAGCTCGGGCATCGATGGGCGGGTGCAAGTCATCATCCCAGGCCGGCTGCTCACTGAAGACCATGCCGGTGCTGCCGGTGCCACCGGCACCTCCGACGGCACTGCGGAACTCGTCGGCTACGGTCCGATTCCGGCGAGCGTGGCGAAGCGCATCGCGGGTGAGGCCCGCGCGTGGGAACTCGTCACCGTTGACGAAGGGGGCAAGCTGCTCTCGGTCGACAGATACCGACCCACAGCGGCAATGCGGCGGCACCTGGCCGCACGAGATCTTCATTGCCGAGCCCCGGGCTGTCGCGTCCCCGCGCACCGGTGCGAGATCGACCACACGGTCGCCGCGGAAGACGGCGGCCCGACCTCGATAGCGAACCTCTCCCACCTCTGTAAGGGGCACCACATGCTGAAACATCACACCGACTGGCGAGTCAGGCAAGAAGAGGGTGGCGTGATGATCTGGACAAGCCCGACCGGAAGGCAGCACCGCGACAGGCCAGAGAGTCGCGTGAAGTTCCGGCACGCGGAGTAA
- a CDS encoding RES family NAD+ phosphorylase, with the protein MVEPELTSLRLFRCYPRVSGARPGKPGHWSFVPRPQFHGRWDNADLYDSWYFSRSAVGAIAESFYNKRRWIPEVFLTPADEPRAIVELEYTGPALVDLDNARELLALDVRPSAVVVQDLGVTQALARRLFEQRGAQVGGLSWWSSQMPAETSVLLWGGDGKPPAGLRVVGIQALSVEHPAVVEAASRLYREVG; encoded by the coding sequence GTGGTTGAGCCAGAATTGACGTCGCTGCGCCTCTTTCGCTGCTACCCCCGCGTGTCGGGTGCGAGGCCCGGAAAGCCCGGCCACTGGTCGTTCGTGCCGCGCCCGCAGTTTCACGGGCGATGGGACAACGCTGACCTCTATGACTCGTGGTATTTTTCTCGGTCGGCCGTTGGCGCGATCGCGGAGAGCTTCTACAACAAGCGGCGGTGGATCCCTGAGGTGTTTCTCACTCCGGCAGACGAGCCGCGGGCGATCGTTGAACTCGAATACACGGGCCCGGCACTCGTTGACCTCGACAACGCGCGGGAATTGCTCGCGCTCGACGTGCGCCCGAGCGCGGTGGTTGTACAGGATCTTGGGGTGACGCAGGCGCTCGCCCGAAGGCTCTTTGAGCAGCGCGGCGCTCAGGTTGGCGGCCTGAGCTGGTGGTCTTCGCAGATGCCTGCGGAGACCTCGGTGCTGCTCTGGGGCGGTGACGGGAAGCCGCCCGCCGGGCTCCGAGTTGTCGGCATCCAGGCGTTGAGTGTGGAGCACCCAGCGGTCGTTGAAGCCGCGAGCCGGCTCTACCGCGAAGTGGGGTAG
- a CDS encoding helix-turn-helix domain-containing protein: protein MSIAMPHQPGFADGFRMLLGAAGNGTLLAELLGVKPSQVTRWKQGTQVPSPESARSIMDFAYIIARAESTMHTKVVPIWLDSPNQFLRGSTPRECIKLGRVAEVIGAIDAEDEGAYA, encoded by the coding sequence ATGAGTATCGCAATGCCTCACCAGCCCGGCTTCGCTGACGGGTTTCGCATGCTGCTCGGGGCGGCCGGGAACGGCACGCTGCTCGCTGAGCTGCTCGGCGTCAAGCCCTCCCAGGTGACCCGGTGGAAGCAGGGTACCCAGGTGCCGTCGCCAGAATCGGCGCGGTCGATCATGGACTTTGCCTACATCATCGCCCGCGCCGAATCGACGATGCACACGAAGGTGGTGCCGATCTGGCTTGACTCGCCGAACCAGTTCTTGCGCGGTTCGACGCCGCGGGAGTGCATCAAGCTTGGGCGGGTTGCCGAGGTCATTGGCGCGATCGACGCCGAGGATGAAGGTGCGTACGCGTAG
- the aroB gene encoding 3-dehydroquinate synthase has product MSTPTQISEITVTGETNYTITVGRGLLDRVPEALGSRVAKVLIVHTSTVGRLADELRTSLQEHYTEVILAEVPDAESAKRVEVAAFCWQILGQADFTRTDAVIGLGGGAVTDLAGFVAATWLRGVRLIQIPTTVLGMVDAAVGGKTGINTAEGKNLVGAFYPPAAVICDIALLDTLPKNEILAGFAEVAKCGFIAEPEILDVIEADVERATDPATPEFQRVVELAVGVKARVVSEDFKEGGLREILNYGHTLGHAIEHAERYQWRHGVAIAIGMVYAAELGRMSGALSDAAVERHRSILTLLGLPLSYPAGRWPGLLAAMQRDKKARAGMLRFIVLDEIGKPRVLAGVDDSMLQFAYQEIAS; this is encoded by the coding sequence TTGAGCACGCCTACGCAGATCAGTGAGATTACTGTCACGGGGGAGACGAACTATACGATCACCGTCGGGAGGGGCCTCCTTGACCGCGTTCCTGAGGCCCTCGGGTCGCGGGTCGCGAAGGTACTCATCGTGCACACCTCGACCGTGGGGCGACTCGCGGACGAATTGCGCACGTCGCTTCAGGAGCACTACACCGAGGTGATTCTCGCCGAGGTGCCCGATGCCGAGTCGGCCAAGCGCGTCGAGGTTGCGGCTTTCTGCTGGCAGATTCTCGGCCAGGCCGACTTCACCCGCACCGACGCCGTTATCGGTCTCGGCGGCGGCGCGGTGACCGACCTCGCAGGCTTCGTCGCGGCGACGTGGCTGAGGGGTGTGCGACTGATCCAGATCCCGACAACCGTGCTCGGCATGGTCGACGCTGCCGTTGGCGGGAAGACTGGGATCAACACGGCGGAGGGCAAGAACCTCGTTGGCGCGTTCTACCCGCCGGCCGCGGTAATTTGCGACATCGCGCTGCTCGACACGCTTCCCAAGAACGAGATCCTGGCCGGTTTCGCTGAGGTCGCGAAGTGCGGGTTTATCGCTGAGCCTGAGATTCTCGACGTTATCGAGGCGGACGTGGAGCGCGCGACCGACCCAGCGACCCCCGAGTTCCAGCGCGTGGTTGAGCTCGCAGTGGGCGTGAAGGCGCGCGTCGTTTCGGAGGATTTCAAAGAAGGGGGCCTTCGCGAGATCCTGAACTACGGGCACACGCTCGGGCATGCCATCGAGCATGCCGAGCGCTACCAGTGGCGGCACGGGGTCGCGATCGCGATCGGTATGGTCTATGCGGCTGAGCTCGGACGCATGTCTGGCGCGCTGTCGGATGCCGCCGTTGAACGGCACCGCTCGATCCTCACCCTGCTCGGGCTCCCGCTCTCGTACCCCGCTGGCCGCTGGCCGGGGCTGCTCGCTGCGATGCAGCGGGACAAGAAGGCGCGCGCGGGCATGCTTCGTTTTATCGTGCTCGATGAGATCGGCAAGCCCCGTGTGCTCGCGGGCGTCGACGACTCAATGCTGCAGTTTGCGTATCAGGAGATCGCAAGCTAA
- a CDS encoding shikimate kinase, which yields MFVGPMAAGKTSLGRRVAKELGIPFVDSDVVFVRKHGAITDFFAAHGEAEFRRIEAEIIATELAQQGTRILALGGGAVLAESTRELLRAHPTILLMTTQEAVLRTANISRRPLLRDDPSAWGRILAERKPLYLEVADVTFRTDRAGKEQLTRRVVDWARAYARRERAAATAGQAPDSAQAFSAPADSAPADSAPADSAPADTTAAGETRTPALGEDQD from the coding sequence GTGTTTGTCGGCCCGATGGCCGCGGGAAAGACGAGCCTCGGTCGCCGGGTCGCCAAAGAGCTCGGAATCCCGTTCGTCGACAGCGACGTCGTCTTCGTGCGCAAGCACGGAGCGATTACCGACTTCTTCGCCGCGCACGGCGAGGCCGAGTTCCGCCGTATCGAAGCGGAGATCATTGCCACGGAGCTTGCGCAGCAGGGGACGAGGATCCTCGCCCTCGGTGGAGGCGCTGTCCTCGCTGAGTCGACGCGCGAGTTGCTTCGCGCGCACCCTACGATCCTGCTCATGACGACGCAGGAGGCGGTGCTTCGCACCGCGAACATTTCGCGCCGCCCGTTGCTGCGCGACGACCCGTCGGCCTGGGGACGGATCCTGGCCGAGCGGAAGCCGCTCTACCTCGAGGTCGCCGACGTGACGTTCCGGACTGACCGCGCCGGGAAGGAACAGCTCACCCGACGCGTTGTAGATTGGGCGCGCGCCTACGCGCGACGGGAACGCGCGGCGGCGACCGCTGGGCAAGCGCCCGACAGCGCACAAGCATTCAGCGCCCCGGCAGACAGCGCCCCGGCAGACAGCGCCCCGGCAGACAGCGCCCCGGCAGACACCACAGCAGCGGGGGAGACCCGCACACCGGCCCTTGGAGAGGATCAGGATTGA
- the aroC gene encoding chorismate synthase yields MLRWLTAGESHGPELIAVIEGMPAGVPISLDAIREDLARRKLGYGRGSRMKFEQDELNMSGGVVQGVTIGGPVAIRIGNTEWPKWAEVMSPEKSELSEKSRGRGAALTRPRPGHADLVGMQKYGFDEARPVLERASARETAARVALGAVARSFLQELGIRLVSHTVSIGDVVAPAEAALPRPEDVAALDADPLRCFDAATSARMVEEVDDTKKSGDTIGGIVEVLAYGLPPGLGSYVHWDRRLDSRLAGALMGIQAIKGVEVGDGFETTRRRGSVAHDELHLRDGEIVRETGRAGGIEGGMTTGQVLRVRAGMKPIATVPHALPTIDVATGEEAKAHHQRSDVSAVPAAGVVAEAMVALVLAEAVVEKFGGDSLRETKRNLDSYLAEIPTQLATARES; encoded by the coding sequence ATGCTTCGTTGGCTTACTGCCGGGGAATCCCACGGCCCTGAACTCATTGCTGTCATCGAGGGTATGCCCGCTGGCGTGCCGATCTCCCTCGACGCGATCCGAGAGGATCTCGCGCGCCGCAAGCTTGGCTATGGACGCGGTTCGCGCATGAAGTTCGAGCAGGACGAACTCAACATGTCGGGCGGCGTCGTGCAGGGGGTCACCATTGGCGGCCCCGTCGCGATTCGCATCGGCAACACCGAGTGGCCGAAGTGGGCCGAGGTGATGAGCCCCGAGAAGTCTGAGCTTTCTGAGAAGTCCCGTGGGCGTGGGGCTGCGCTCACGCGCCCGCGGCCGGGGCACGCAGACCTCGTCGGTATGCAGAAGTACGGCTTTGATGAGGCCCGGCCCGTGCTCGAGCGCGCGAGCGCTCGCGAGACGGCCGCGCGAGTCGCGCTCGGCGCGGTCGCACGCTCGTTCCTGCAGGAGCTCGGCATCAGGCTTGTGAGCCACACGGTCTCGATCGGCGACGTCGTCGCGCCCGCAGAGGCCGCGCTGCCACGCCCCGAAGACGTCGCTGCGCTCGACGCCGACCCGCTGCGGTGCTTCGACGCCGCGACGAGTGCGCGCATGGTCGAAGAGGTCGACGACACGAAGAAGTCGGGCGACACGATTGGCGGCATCGTCGAGGTGCTCGCCTACGGGCTGCCCCCGGGGCTCGGCTCTTACGTGCACTGGGATCGGCGACTTGATTCGCGCCTCGCTGGCGCACTCATGGGCATTCAGGCGATCAAGGGGGTCGAGGTCGGCGACGGCTTCGAGACCACCCGCCGTCGCGGCTCTGTCGCCCACGATGAGCTTCACCTGCGCGACGGCGAGATCGTCCGCGAGACGGGGCGCGCGGGTGGCATCGAGGGCGGCATGACGACCGGGCAGGTACTGCGCGTTCGCGCGGGCATGAAGCCCATCGCCACCGTGCCTCACGCGCTCCCTACCATTGATGTCGCGACCGGGGAAGAGGCGAAGGCGCACCACCAGCGCTCTGACGTCTCGGCTGTTCCCGCTGCCGGTGTTGTTGCCGAGGCGATGGTCGCCCTCGTGCTCGCCGAGGCAGTCGTGGAGAAGTTCGGGGGCGACAGCCTCCGTGAGACGAAGCGCAACCTCGACAGCTATCTCGCAGAGATCCCGACGCAACTCGCGACCGCCCGCGAGTCGTGA
- a CDS encoding shikimate dehydrogenase family protein: MTNSRQAESAKLGVLGKPIAHSKSPAIHRAAYEVLGLPWSYDRFEVDAPELKAFLAGLGPEWLGLSLTMPLKEEAARLAVDVDPVARESGVVNTLVRASGDRGGWVGFNTDVAGLARAIQNAGLDATSTVVLGAGATAVSAILAARSLGAERVAVAARRPEAAGDLAARFGDGMSGLALGDAPGFPATLVISTLPGHVTAGIELDPALLGVPLFDVAYDPWPSPLATRWRSAGTDAHAGLDMLIEQALVQIRIFRNGDPNEPVADEQTVLAAMRAASVER; encoded by the coding sequence ATGACCAATTCCCGGCAGGCGGAGAGCGCCAAGCTCGGTGTGCTCGGTAAGCCGATCGCGCACTCCAAGTCGCCAGCGATCCATCGCGCGGCATACGAGGTGCTTGGGCTCCCGTGGAGCTACGACCGATTCGAGGTTGACGCCCCCGAGCTCAAGGCTTTCCTCGCGGGGCTCGGCCCCGAGTGGCTTGGGCTATCGCTGACCATGCCCCTCAAAGAGGAGGCTGCGCGGCTCGCCGTCGACGTCGACCCGGTCGCGCGTGAGAGCGGTGTCGTGAACACACTCGTGCGCGCTTCAGGGGATCGCGGAGGCTGGGTTGGCTTCAACACGGACGTCGCGGGGCTCGCTCGCGCGATCCAGAACGCCGGTCTCGATGCGACCTCGACGGTCGTGCTCGGTGCCGGCGCGACCGCGGTGTCGGCGATCCTTGCCGCCCGTTCGCTCGGCGCTGAGCGCGTCGCTGTCGCGGCGCGGCGGCCCGAGGCTGCCGGCGACCTTGCTGCCCGGTTCGGTGACGGCATGAGTGGCCTCGCGCTCGGCGACGCGCCCGGCTTCCCTGCGACGCTCGTGATCTCGACGCTGCCCGGCCACGTGACTGCTGGCATCGAGCTCGACCCGGCACTGCTCGGCGTGCCGCTGTTCGATGTCGCCTACGATCCCTGGCCGTCGCCCCTCGCGACGCGCTGGCGTAGCGCCGGAACCGATGCTCACGCCGGGCTCGACATGCTCATCGAGCAGGCGCTCGTACAGATCAGAATTTTTAGAAACGGCGACCCGAACGAACCTGTCGCCGATGAGCAAACAGTGCTCGCGGCCATGCGCGCCGCGAGTGTGGAAAGATAG
- the mltG gene encoding endolytic transglycosylase MltG produces MTEQETRRGRREARELNEEERSSRRRGRIVISSVLIVMLLLIGGGAAWVWSSYGDKISQALGWTSNDYEGEGHGEVLLTITEGQIGGDVAAALANADVVKTSEAFYDLLLQQPEEVNFQVGTYRLKQQMSAAAALAALQDDANRMELTVTIPEGMAALDALELTAGVVNIPFEDFQAAAANPAAFGVPAEFPSIEGFLFPATYTFEPDDTAESIIQTMVDRMWQALDQHGVAHEDAWRVLTLAAMVQREAGSRLEDFPKVARVFLNRIDIDMLLQSDATVSYGTGNTHTVWTTDEERADKSNKYNTYANPGLPAGPISLPGDTAIEAATNPASGPWLYFMPVDLSSGETEFAETAEQHQQNVEKLSEWCTAHRAEGGKYCD; encoded by the coding sequence GTGACTGAGCAGGAGACGCGCCGTGGGCGCCGTGAGGCGCGCGAACTGAACGAGGAGGAGCGTAGCTCGCGCAGGCGCGGCCGGATTGTCATCTCGTCCGTGCTCATCGTCATGCTGCTGCTCATCGGCGGTGGCGCGGCGTGGGTCTGGAGCTCGTACGGCGACAAGATCTCACAGGCGCTTGGCTGGACCTCGAACGATTACGAGGGCGAGGGGCACGGTGAAGTGCTGCTCACCATCACCGAGGGCCAGATCGGCGGCGACGTCGCTGCTGCGCTCGCGAATGCTGACGTCGTAAAGACGTCGGAGGCCTTCTACGACCTGCTACTGCAGCAGCCCGAGGAAGTGAACTTCCAGGTCGGCACGTACCGCTTGAAGCAGCAGATGAGCGCGGCCGCAGCGCTCGCAGCTCTCCAGGACGATGCGAACCGGATGGAACTCACCGTCACGATCCCGGAGGGCATGGCCGCGCTCGACGCGCTCGAACTCACCGCGGGCGTCGTGAACATTCCGTTTGAGGACTTTCAGGCCGCCGCTGCGAACCCCGCTGCGTTCGGCGTGCCCGCTGAGTTCCCATCGATCGAGGGCTTCCTGTTCCCGGCGACCTACACGTTTGAGCCCGACGACACGGCCGAGTCAATCATCCAGACGATGGTGGACCGCATGTGGCAGGCGCTCGACCAGCACGGCGTTGCGCACGAGGACGCCTGGCGTGTGCTCACCCTCGCGGCGATGGTGCAGCGCGAGGCAGGGTCACGGCTTGAGGACTTCCCGAAGGTCGCCCGAGTCTTCCTCAACCGCATCGACATCGACATGCTGCTGCAGTCGGATGCGACGGTCTCGTACGGCACCGGCAACACGCACACCGTGTGGACGACCGATGAGGAGCGCGCCGACAAGTCGAACAAGTACAACACCTACGCGAACCCAGGGCTGCCCGCCGGCCCGATCTCGCTGCCGGGCGACACCGCGATCGAGGCCGCCACGAACCCCGCGAGCGGCCCGTGGCTGTACTTCATGCCCGTTGATCTGTCGAGCGGCGAGACCGAGTTCGCCGAGACCGCCGAGCAGCACCAGCAGAATGTCGAGAAGCTTAGCGAGTGGTGCACCGCGCACCGCGCCGAGGGCGGAAAGTACTGTGACTGA
- the ruvX gene encoding Holliday junction resolvase RuvX: protein MRSGVRLGIDVGKARIGVARSDLHGMLATPVETVKREAEPGADIARLVELATEYEALEVIVGLPLNLRGERTLSTDDAVGFAQALADRLSGAREVRLVDERLSTVSAQGQLRQAGRKTKESRGVIDQAAAVVILQHALDVERNRNEAPGEVVAPTEQHLNNEETP, encoded by the coding sequence ATGCGCTCTGGGGTACGGCTCGGGATCGACGTTGGCAAGGCTCGCATCGGCGTTGCCCGGTCTGACCTGCACGGCATGCTCGCGACGCCGGTCGAGACCGTCAAGCGCGAGGCCGAGCCTGGCGCGGACATCGCGCGCCTGGTTGAGCTCGCGACCGAGTACGAGGCGCTCGAGGTTATCGTCGGGCTGCCGCTCAACCTGCGTGGCGAGCGCACCTTATCGACCGACGACGCCGTCGGCTTCGCGCAGGCGCTAGCGGACAGGCTCTCGGGCGCACGCGAGGTGCGCCTCGTCGACGAGCGGCTCTCGACCGTCTCTGCCCAGGGCCAGCTCCGGCAGGCCGGGCGCAAGACCAAGGAGAGCCGCGGGGTCATCGACCAGGCGGCAGCCGTCGTCATCTTGCAGCACGCGCTTGACGTTGAGCGCAATCGAAACGAGGCGCCGGGCGAGGTCGTGGCGCCCACAGAACAGCACCTGAACAACGAGGAGACCCCGTGA